From a region of the Gossypium raimondii isolate GPD5lz chromosome 10, ASM2569854v1, whole genome shotgun sequence genome:
- the LOC105775198 gene encoding disease resistance protein RUN1-like, whose protein sequence is MASSSPPPPPQVKHQVFLSFRGEDTRNSFTSHLLKALKDTGLDVFFDEEKLEKGEKLSDALSQAIAASNLSILVLSKDYASSKSCLGELSGIMDRNRKPTDKHIALPIFYHVDPSHVRNIGGTFKTSFEQHESKGPVDEVKRWKVAFTEVGTLKGWHIEGGKFDRSETEYIKDVVEYVLKKLNSNCTSVFEDLVGIDDQKGLILGLIDQADSRVIGLWGMGGIGKTTLADVVYKEVSPKFESRLFLQNVSEKIKKQGNEILRNELLSKILKEKEICIDTPSIGYPYNERLNNKRVLVVLDDIRDPDQIDFMGVKHFGPGSKIIVTSRDRQILNNGGANEIHEVKKLNTNDSLQLFSTFAFKQLNPAADFRDLSCKFVEYAQGNPLALRVCGSKLYKKSRKEWESEVDKLRECAQPQIVQILKSSFNGLDEIEKNIFLDIAIFFKGERRENVEEILNCCYKGVDGVIRSLLDKSLLDTKRYSEISMHDMLEEMGRDIVRQESRRPEKQSRLWNPKDVDQVLKYNKGTDLTKGIKVCMSPTDIRPISPTALQNMHNLRFIYFSLTKWVGGYAYDQVFDIAYLPNELRCICWDYYPFKSLSSNFSPENLVVLRLRGSNVEQLWDEDEHQDLVNLRQIDVSYCKKLRKIPNLLRAINLKRVICSWCDNLVEISCLDHLESLDELEFEGCCNLKMFPKVPNIFSELDLSNTGIEEVPDSIGYLDLLECLDLSHSKVQSVSSNILKLKNLDDLDLSYSMITKFPETPKNLTSLNLSGTKIKEVSLSSNPLSNLRELDMGFSSIQKLQCNIALFCSGETTVDAPSPILRFKSLGCLTVHECNSLKLLSELPPYLRQLDANYCLSLEEVSFSAQHQDLYELHSSFDNFDCYMLFNNCFSLNQDSIDNISANAMLKIRFLAKKWVSKYHLRPPVFYSCFPGNEIPSNKFEYQSNHSSLTLKIAPNGCNGSRFLVFSICLVADLTELLLDSSEFICECQLTAASGARHEKFKSVWQGKQYHSASMGFMGDHVLILFGGDMVKKDKGYEQASFEFYLKYLGEENMKVKKCGVDVSYVDEEPKPLSTT, encoded by the exons ATGGCGTcttcttctcctcctcctcctcctcaaGTGAAACACCAAGTTTTCTTGAGCTTCAGAGGTGAAGACACACGCAATAGCTTCACCAGTCATCTACTCAAAGCTTTGAAAGACACGGGATTGGATGTCTTCTTCGATGAAGAAAAACTAGAGAAAGGGGAGAAACTTTCAGATGCACTTTCTCAAGCAATTGCAGCCTCAAATCTCTCAATCCTCGTTTTATCTAAAGACTATGCTTCGTCAAAGTCATGCTTAGGTGAACTTTCTGGCATTATGGATCGCAACCGTAAGCCCACTGACAAACATATTGCTCTTCCCATCTTTTACCATGTTGATCCATCCCATGTGCGAAATATCGGTGGGACTTTTAAGACATCCTTTGAGCAACATGAATCAAAGGGGCCAGTTGATGAAGTGAAGCGATGGAAAGTCGCCTTTACTGAAGTCGGTACATTAAAAGGGTGGCATATAGAAGGAGGCAAATTCGATAG ATCTGAAACCGAGTACATTAAAGACGTCGttgaatatgttttaaaaaagttGAATAGCAATTGCACAAGTGTTTTTGAAGATTTGGTTGGAATAGATGATCAAAAAGGGTTAATTTTGGGGCTGATTGACCAAGCGGACAGTCGTGTAATAGGACTTTGGGGAATGGGTGGTATTGGCAAAACTACCCTTGCTGATGTTGTATATAAGGAAGTCTCTCCAAAGTTTGAAAGTCGTTTGTTTCTTCAAAATGTtagtgagaaaataaaaaaacagggGAATGAAATTTTACGAAATGAACTTCTTTCCAAAAtattaaaggaaaaagaaatttgtatCGATACCCCTTCCATAGGATACCCTTACAATGAGAGGTTGAACAATAAAAGAGTACTAGTTGTCCTTGATGATATTAGAGACCCAGACCAAATAGATTTTATGGGTGTTAAACATTTTGGTCCTGGAAGCAAAATCATTGTAACATCCAGAGATAGACAAATACTTAACAATGGAGGAGCTAATGAAATACATGAGGTAAAGAAGTTAAATACGAATGACTCTCTTCAACTTTTTTCTACATTTGCATTTAAGCAGTTGAATCCTGCAGCTGATTTTCGAGATCTATCATGCAAGTTTGTAGAATACGCCCAAGGTAATCCACTTGCTCTTAGAGTTTGTGGTTCTAAACTATACAAAAAGTCTAGAAAAGAATGGGAAAGCGAGGTGGATAAACTGAGGGAATGTGCGCAACCACAAATTGTACAGATTTTGAAGAGTAGCTTTAATGGGCTTGATGAGATAGAGAAGAATATATTTCTCGATATTGCAATCTTCTTTAAAGGGGAACGAAGAGAAAATGTAGAAGAAATTCTCAATTGTTGTTATAAGGGTGTAGATGGTGTAATAAGGAGCTTGCTCGACAAGAGCTTACTTGATACCAAACGTTATTCCGAAATTTCTATGCATGATATGCTTGAAGAGATGGGTAGAGACATTGTTCGTCAAGAATCTAGAAGACCTGAAAAGCAAAGTAGATTATGGAATCCTAAAGACGTGGATCAAGTGCTCAAATATAATAAG GGGACTGATTTAACTAAAGGAATAAAGGTATGCATGTCTCCTACTGATATTCGACCGATAAGCCCTACTGCTTTACAGAACATGCACAATCTTCGATTTATCTACTTTTCTTTGACTAAATGGGTTGGGGGATATGCTTATGACCAAGTTTTTGATATTGCATACCTTCCTAATGAGTTAAGGTGTATTTGTTGGGATTATTACCCTTTCAAATCTTTATCATCAAATTTTAGTCCAGAGAATCTTGTCGTATTGAGACTACGAGGTAGCAATGTGGAACAACTTTGGGATGAAGATGAGCATCAG GATCTTGTTAATTTAAGGCAAATCGATGTTTCTTATTGCAAAAAATTAAGAAAGATCCCTAATCTATTACGAGCCATCAACCTTAAAAGAGTTATCTGTAGTTGGTGTGataatttggttgaaatttCATGCCTCGATCATTTGGAATCTCTAGATGAGCTTGAATTTGAGGGATGTTGTAATCTCAAGATGTTTCCCAAGGTCCCAAATATCTTTTCGGAGTTAGATTTGTCGAATACTGGAATAGAAGAAGTGCCTGATTCAATTGGGTATCTCGACCTGCTTGAATGTTTGGATTTGTCACACTCAAAAGTCCAAAGTGTATCAAGCaatattttaaagttgaaaaatCTTGATGATCTGGATCTTAGTTATTCCATGATCACTAAATTCCCGGAAACCCCAAAGAACTTGACGAGCTTAAACTTAAGTGGGACTAAAATTAAAGAAGTGTCCTTATCTTCCAACCCTCTAAGTAATCTTCGGGAGTTGGATATGGGCTTCTCAAGCATTCAAAAGCTACAGTGCAATATTGCCCTCTTTTGTTCAGGAGAGACAACAGTTGATGCGCCCTCACCAATCTTGAGGTTTAAAAGCCTTGGATGTTTGACAGTGCATGAATGCAACAGTCTTAAATTACTCTCCGAGCTTCCTCCATATCTGCGGCAATTGGATGCGAATTACTGCCTATCATTAGAAGAAGTATCGTTCTCAGCTCAACATCAAGATCTATATGAACTCCATTctagttttgataattttgactGCTACATGTTATTCAACAATTGCTTCAGCTTGAATCAAGATTCAATTGATAACATTTCGGCAAATGCCATGCTCAAAATTAGATTCCTAGCCAAGAAATGggtatcaaaatatcatcttcgTCCACCAGTTTTTTATTCATGTTTCCCGGGAAACGAAATTCCATCAAATAAGTTCGAATATCAGAGCAATCATTCTTCCTTAACCTTGAAGATTGCCCCAAATGGGTGTAATGGGAGCAGATTCTTGGTTTTTTCCATCTGCCTTGTGGCTGACCTTACTGAACTTCTCTTGGATAGTTCTGAATTTATCTGTGAATGCCAATTGACAGCTGCTAGTGGTGCTCGTCATGAAAAGTTCAAAAGTGTGTGGCAAGGCAAGCAATATCATAGTGCATCGATGGGGTTCATGGGTGACCACGTGTTGATCCTATTTGGTGGTGATATGGTTAAAAAAGACAAGGGTTATGAGCAGGCATCATTTGAATTCTACCTCAAATACTTGGGCGAAGAAAATATGAAGGTGAAGAAATGTGGTGTAGATGTATCTTACGTGGATGAAGAACCTAAGCCTCTATCCACAACATAA
- the LOC128034035 gene encoding uncharacterized protein LOC128034035 has protein sequence MASSGFSPAAPLAFNGENFHILVVKMRTYLQAFDLWEVVNIDAEPAPLRANPTVAQIRQHADERTKRHKAMFCIQNCVSNVIFTRIMACETPKQAWDKLKEEFQGTERTRQHQLLNLRRDFENLKMKEEETVKQYAYMIMAVVNSIRLLGEQFDEARIVEKVLSTLPESYEVKISSLEVSRDLASISLTELINTFYAQEQRRASRVQDHQEGAFQAKAKKTSSTKAIKGKKFWKNRPKLDAASDQPCRREHVERVCKSKGRPKQIHSQQKNEEVRVAEDNSDHEEQVFAVSCFASENKCSKGWLLDSGCTNHMSPDASLLKTLDKSCKTKVKIGNGEFIKAEGKGDVFICTPTGAKVISNVLLVPKIDRNLLSIAQLLKKGYSVVFKGNECQIVDPSG, from the exons ATGGCTTCTTCAGGATTTTCTCCAGCAGCCCCACTAGCCTTCAATGGggaaaattttcacattttggtGGTTAAAATGAGGACTTACCTGCAGGCCTTTGATCTGTGGGAAGTTGTTAATATCGATGCTGAGCCAGCACCACTGAGGGCCAATCCCACAGTGGCTCAAATCAGACAACATGCTGATGAGAGGACCAAGAGGCACAAAGCCATGTTCTGCATTCAAAATTGTGTTTCAAATGTCATTTTCACCAGAATCATGGCTTGTGAGACACCAAAACAAGCCTGGGACAAGCTcaaggaggagtttcaaggcaCTGAGAGGACAAGGCAACATCAGCTATTGAATTTAAGAAGAGACTTTGAGAACTTAAAgatgaaagaagaagaaactgtGAAGCAGTATGCATATATGATTATGGCAGTGGTTAACAGTATAAGGCTCCTTGGTGAGCAGTTTGATGAAGCAAGGATAGTGGAGAAAGTCCTCTCTACCTTACCTGAAAGTTATGAGGTAAAGATATCCTCTTTAGAGGTATCAAGAGATCTAGCTAGCATCTCTTTGACTGAGCTAATTAACACCTTCTATGCTCAGGAGCAAAGAAGAGCTAGCAGAGTTCAAGACCACCAAGAAGGTGCCTTTCAAGCCAAAGCCAAAAAGACCTCGAGCACCAAGGCCATCAAAGGCAAAAAGTTTTGGAAAAATAGGCCTAAGCTTGATGCTGCAAGTGACCAACCATGCAG GAGAGAGCATGTAGAAAGGGTGTGCAAAAGTAAAGGCAGACCTAAGCAGATTCACTCAcaacagaaaaatgaagaggTTCGAGTGGCTGAAGACAACAGTGACCATGAAGAGCAAGTCTTTGCTGTGTCTTGCTTTGCTAGTGAGAATAAGTGTTCAAAAGGTTGGCTATTGGACAGTGGTTGCACTAACCACATGTCACCAGATGCATCATTGTTAAAAACTCTTGATAAAAGCTGCAAAACCAAAGTTAAAATTGGAAATGGTGAGTTTATAAAGGCTGAAGGAAAAGGGGATGTGTTCATATGCACTCCCACAGGTGCCAAAGTCATCTCAAATGTGCTATTGGTGCCTAAGATTGATAGGAACCTTCTCAGCATTGCCCAACTGCTAAAGAAAGGTTATTCAGTGGTGTTCAAGGGAAATGAGTGCCAGATTGTTGATCCAAGTGGATGA